The bacterium DNA window GGCCGCTGTTGCTGCGGGTGCCGGGTGCCGCGGCCCACCGGCCCATGAACGCCGATCAATCCGGCGTTTTGTCGCAACACCAGACCTCCGGCCATGGGATAGCCCTGTTCGTCGGGCTCCACCCACAGCGCGGCGCCGCAACGGCTCGCCCAATCGATGGCCTTCTGTAGATTCGTTTTATTCGTCACCGGATCATGGTTTGGCAGCACGCCGAACTCGCGGATGCTCTTCATGGTCATCTCTGTGGATTGCAGCGGACAGGAGAGCGTCAGCAGCAGGAGAAAGCCTGTGATTCGTTCCATATCAGCCTCTTAGGATGGGTCCCGGGCTCTATCGTCCCGGCGCTTAAGGGCGGGCGGTCTCCGCGAACACGGATATACTCGATGCCCATACAGAAAAGGAGCGCGCAGATTTGCTGCGCCAAGTACAGCCAGCCACGGCCGGGAGCGGCAAGCCCTGAAGGATCCGGCGGTGGCTGGACGAATGCGGCTCAACGATAAAGAAAAAGCCCGGGAGAACTTACCAGGGCTTGATCCGGATCGGCAGGAGCCTCAAAAAACTGAAAAATTGATGTACTTGCCGGGGTTCTTTTGCATATCTTTGATGAGCAGGTTGAGCTCATGGACCGTTGCATTTAAATTCTCAACCGTCTCTTTGTTCTTGACCAGTTCGCCCATGGTGCCCTCGCCGCGGTTCAAACCGGCGACCAGCTGAGACATCTGCACCGACAACTCGGAGAGATTCTTCGCCGCCGACTGCACCTGCTCCATGCCGGTGCTGACCTGATGCACATCCGTCTGGGTCGAGACCGCCAGGTCGCGCACGCTCCTGGCCGCCTGGCCGAGCTCGACGATCTGCCGGTTGATCAGCGGCATATCCACGCGCTCGACCTTTTGATCCAGCTTGCTCACCAGTTCTTTCATGGTCGCCAGGGTTTGAGAAAAGTCCAGGGCTTTTTTATCCAGATCGCCGTTGTTCAGTTTGGTGCGCACGGTGTTGAGAATATTGCGCGCCACCACCATGATGTCCTTGTTCTCACCCCTGAGAATATCGCCCGGCTTCATAAAATCCTTGGATTCGCCAGGGATGATGGTCACGGCTTTTTCGCCGAGAAAGTTCAGGGTGTTGATCTCGATCTTGGAATCCTTGGGGATGAGAAACCGCTTTTTGATGTCCACGCGCACCAGAACGTCCTTCTCCTCAAAGATGATATCTTTGGTCCAGCCCACGCGGTAGCCGCGCATGTACACTTGCGAACGATCGCGCAAACCGACCACATCCTCGAAACGAAAAAACACTTTATATTCGCTGGCGGACATGATGCGCGCGCCGGAGAGCCACAGCACGCTGACCAGCAGAATGATGGCGCTGAAAAAAATGATCACGCCGGAAATATAGCTCATTTTTGTATAGGTCATGATTTCCTCGTCACTCGTATAAAAAGTCCAACATCTGTTCGGAAACCTCATCGCGATCGCCGACGAAACTGATCAGGCCGTCCTTCAACAAAGCGACGCGATCGGCGACGTCCCGCATCAGCTTGATGTCATGCGTGACGATGATGGAGGTGGCGGAAATCTCTTTCTTCAGCATTTTGATCAGTTCGCTGATCTTTTCCGCATTGGTCTGATCCAGACCGGTGGTCGGCTCGTCGTAAAAAAGATACTTTGGACGTTTGACCATGGCGCGCGCGATCGCCACGCGTTTGCGCATGCCGCCGCTCAACTCTTCGGGAAACTTGTCCAGCACGTCGTCGTCCAGTCCAACGAAATGCAGCGCCTCCAGCGTCCGCCGCTGAAGGGCGGCTTGCGGCATGGCTTTGTGCATCATCAGATAGAGCTGCAGATTGTCCTGCACGCTGAGAAAATCCAACAGGGCGCTGTTTTGAAACACAAAGGCGATGCGGTCATTAAAGCGGTACAGTGCCTTGTGCGACAAAGTCAGCAGTTCTTCGCCGTCGTAGCGAATGCTGCCGGAATCCGGATGGATCAGGCGCACCAGCGTTTTGATGAACACCGTCTTGCCCTGGCCGCTGGGGCCGAGGATGACCAGCGTTTCATTGTCATGGATGTCCAAGTCGATGCCTTTCAGCACCGGCATGCCGTCGAAACCTTTGTAGAGCTGACGAACCTCAATCATGGAGCGTTTCTTTCAGAGCTTACAGTAACAGGCGGCCGAGATAGTAATCCCAGATGACGATGAGGATGGCCGAGATCAC harbors:
- a CDS encoding MCE family protein, encoding MTYTKMSYISGVIIFFSAIILLVSVLWLSGARIMSASEYKVFFRFEDVVGLRDRSQVYMRGYRVGWTKDIIFEEKDVLVRVDIKKRFLIPKDSKIEINTLNFLGEKAVTIIPGESKDFMKPGDILRGENKDIMVVARNILNTVRTKLNNGDLDKKALDFSQTLATMKELVSKLDQKVERVDMPLINRQIVELGQAARSVRDLAVSTQTDVHQVSTGMEQVQSAAKNLSELSVQMSQLVAGLNRGEGTMGELVKNKETVENLNATVHELNLLIKDMQKNPGKYINFSVF
- a CDS encoding ATP-binding cassette domain-containing protein, which translates into the protein MIEVRQLYKGFDGMPVLKGIDLDIHDNETLVILGPSGQGKTVFIKTLVRLIHPDSGSIRYDGEELLTLSHKALYRFNDRIAFVFQNSALLDFLSVQDNLQLYLMMHKAMPQAALQRRTLEALHFVGLDDDVLDKFPEELSGGMRKRVAIARAMVKRPKYLFYDEPTTGLDQTNAEKISELIKMLKKEISATSIIVTHDIKLMRDVADRVALLKDGLISFVGDRDEVSEQMLDFLYE